A single genomic interval of Hydractinia symbiolongicarpus strain clone_291-10 chromosome 8, HSymV2.1, whole genome shotgun sequence harbors:
- the LOC130653787 gene encoding uncharacterized protein LOC130653787: MEPGPSIATPLFDVLARFRANNIAFIADIEKAFLQISLFPGHRDYVRFLWFKNIDTIDFDNFDNNVLEEWRICRVLFGLTASLFLLNATFSKNIKNYDDIDPKFTERFLNSLHVDDLNGGSTNVDEGFTFYCKVKDRLAEASFNMCKFQSNAPKLEALVNERYKGPLEVNHEGNTTKVLGLQWLKDSDKIGFNFKKIKQKFHAKPDTTKRNVLQAIASIFDPLGLINPVIVKMKTFFQDLCIKNVKWDSPLSAEHLEIWSGIVQELHEVPSIQIDRNYCYNDENDPYKSVQLHGFSDASKAANGCCVYIRFETESGKIKTALVSSKSRVAPIKSQTIPRLKLLGALMLARLLDTVSRALNNVYPIERIFAWIDSSVVYSWIKNSDKIYKPFVQNRLTEIRRLFDVKCLKLVGTNDNPADICSRGSSPLKLSTRSLWFEGPGFLTLPENEWPRLQVGDKFLPESSCAEKLSLNVNTEFTCLKSDSDVVNDPCLSEISKVDNYNSFKKLVRVTAYVLRFIRRCKEEKKRNEKKTTNTLLLTKREWPEDLSVEEIKFAKFKWSKLFQWEVQNNKNFEVEKVKLGLFKDDDGVLRCKGRVQNSPLPYDTRHPVFLPTQCELLPLIVSDSHRAVGHNGPRDTLCHVRKQFWIPRLRQVVRNLLPVHCIKDMKVNTYPSPLYIRDIYSRSDVHKAWICLITRASSRAVYLNITPKVINSDNGSNFISKEVQHFASSHGIKCCFNIEAASWQGGYFERPLFEKSTFKTLVDYEEILTIFIDYEEYDGEKSDDLTVRAKYIKTVLDHFWKRWLNEYVVDLCEFHKQKKKKLQSSYEIKVNDVVLIHDDVRAKWKIGRVRKLLKSKDARIRAAKSDRDYENDKEDNDEIKIDFVNEDDIIAFGGEC, from the exons ATGGAACCTGGCCCCTCCATAGCCACGCCTTTGTTCGATGTTTTAGCCAGATTTCGAGCCAACAACATAGCTTTTATTGCTGATATAGAAAAAGCTTTTCTACAAATATCCTTGTTTCCAGGCCATCGAGACTATGTAAGATTTTTGTGGTTTAAGAACATTGATACTATAGACTTTGACAATTTTGATAATAACGTTTTAGAGGAATGGCGAATTTGTAGAGTTTTATTTGGTTTAACAGCCTCGCTATTTTTGCTGAACGCAACGTtttcgaaaaatattaaaaattatgatgACATTGATCCTaaatttaccgaacgatttttaaattctttacaTGTCGATGATTTAAATGGCGGCTCTACAAATGTTGACGAAGGGTTTACGTTTTATTGTAAAGTTAAAGATCGTTTAGCAGAAGCAAGTTTTAATATGTGTAAATTTCAGTCCAATGCTCCAAAACTTGAAGCTCTCGTTAACGAACGTTACAAAGGGCCTCTTGAGGTAAACCATGAAGGCAACACAACAAAAGTTTTGGGATTACAGTGGCTTAAAGATAGTGATAAAATTGGGTTTAATTTTAAGAAGATAAAGCAGAAATTTCATGCGAAGCCCGATACAACGAAACGCAACGTATTACAAGCAATAGCGTCAATTTTTGATCCACTTGGCTTGATAAATCCTGTTATCgttaaaatgaaaaccttttttcaaGATTTATGTATTAAGAATGTAAAGTGGGATTCTCCTTTATCGGCAGAACACTTAGAGATATGGTCAGGTATTGTGCAAGAGTTACACGAAGTCCCCTCTATTCAAATTGATAGAAATTATTGTTATAATGATGAGAACGATCCGTATAAGTCTGTCCAATTACATGGTTTTAGTGACGCGTCTAAAGCAGCAAACGGATGTTGTGTTTATATTCGATTTGAAACAGAATCCGGTAAGATTAAAACTGCTTTGGTATCGAGTAAATCGCGTGTTGCTCCAATTAAGTCACAAACCATACCTCGCTTAAAATTATTGGGAGCTTTAATGTTAGCAAGACTGTTGGATACAGTCTCCCGTGCTTTAAACAATGTTTATCCAATCGAACGTATATTTGCGTGGATTGATTCTAGTGTTGTGTATTCTTGGATTAAAAACAgtgataaaatttataaaccTTTCGTACAAAATAGATTGACTGAGATAAGAAGATTATTTGATGTAAAATGCTTGAAATTAGTTGGCACTAATGATAATCCTGCCGATATTTGTTCCAGAGGTTCTTCGCCATTAAAGCTCTCCACTAGGAGTCTCTGGTTTGAGGGTCCAGGTTTTCTAACTTTACCAGAAAACGAGTGGCCGCGTCTGCAAGTTGGAGACAAGTTCTTGCCGGAGTCTTCCTGTGCAGAGAAACTTTCATTGAATGTTAATACAGAGTTCACGTGTTTAAAAAGTGACTCTGATGTAGTTAATGATCCTTGTTTATCTGAGATCAGTAAAGTTGATAATtataatagttttaaaaaattggtgCGCGTTACGGCGTATGTATTACGATTTATAAGAAGAtgtaaagaagaaaagaagagaAATGAAAAGAAGACTACTAACACATTATTACTAACAAAAAGGGAGTGGCCCGAAGATTTGTCGGTGGAAGAGATTAAGTTTGCGAAATTCAAGTGGTCAAAATTGTTTCAGTGGGAGGTCCAGAATAACAAGAATTTTGAAGTAGAAAAAGTGAAACTTGGTCTTTTTAAGGATGACGATGGAGTTCTGCGATGTAAAGGTCGTGTACAAAATTCACCTTTACCATACGACACTCGGCATCCAGTGTTTTTACCTACACAATGTGAGCTTCTGCCTCTTATTGTTTCGGATTCACATCGTGCTGTTGGTCATAATGGACCACGTGACACTCTTTGTCACGTGCGTAAACAATTTTGGATACCGCGTCTCAGACAAGTTGTAAGAAATTTATTACCTGTACATTGTATAAAAGATATGAAAGTAAATACTTACCCAA GTCCGTTGTATATACGAGATATTTATTCACGTTCTGATGTACATAAAGCGTGGATTTGTTTGATTACTCGTGCTAGCAGTAGAGCTGTTTATTTGAATATTA CTCCGAAAGTTATCAACTCAGACAATGGTTCTAACTTCATTAGTAAAGAAGTTCAACATTTTGCATCATCGCATGGCATTAAGTGTTGTTTTAATATTGAAGCTGCGTCCTGGCAGGGTGGATATTTCGAAAGGCCGTTATTTGAAAAaagtacttttaaaactttagttGATTATGAAGAGATATTGACTATTTT TATCGATTATGAAGAATACGATGGCGAAAAAAGTGACGATTTGACAGTTCGCGCGAAGTACATAAAAACTGTGCTCGATCATTTTTGGAAACGTTGGTTAAATGAATACGTTGTCGATTTATGCGAATTTCACaaacagaagaagaaaaagctaCAGTCCTCTTACGAAATTAAAGTAAACGATGTTGTTCTTATACACGATGATGTTAGAGCAAAATGGAAGATAGGTAGAGTAAGGAAATTGTTGAAAAGCAAGGACGCTCGTATACGTGCAGCAAAG TCTGATCGCGACTACGAGAATGACAAGGAAGATAACGAcgaaattaaaattgactttgTAAACGAAGATGACATCATCGCTTTTGGTGGGGagtgttaa